From Mycobacterium sp. 050128, the proteins below share one genomic window:
- a CDS encoding FAD-dependent monooxygenase produces the protein MADHAVVIAGAGPTGLMLAGELALAGIDVAIVERRSTSDELIGSRAGGMTSRTLEVLDQRGIVDRFLSQGWQGQIGHYSGIFVDISDLPTRHNYGLGLPQYRIEHTLADWVSELGVPIYRGRQVSGVAQDDTGVDVELCDTPPLRASYVVGCDGGRSVIRKAAGIEFAGWDPSTSCLVADVEMDEEPPWGTHRDPGFCSFFKLEDPGPVRVMVAEPHVGTAAGEPTLSELRDALIAVRGTDYGIRGATWVSRFTDVTRQATSYRDRRVLVAGDAAHVHFPIGGQGLNTGIQDAVNLGWKLAQVINATPESLLDTYHAERHPVAASVLHNTMAQTALNGPGERVDALRDIMSELLSMDEPRKRIAAMMTGLDIHYDLGEGHPLLGRRMPDIDLLTPAGPLRTFTLLHDARPVLLNLGKPWAFDIVPWAHRMKAVDAEYGGPWELPVLGHTAAPEAVLVRPDGYVAWVGDNTGTGLHEALTARLGFDDDSSPSATTPR, from the coding sequence ATGGCCGACCACGCGGTAGTCATTGCCGGAGCAGGCCCGACCGGGCTGATGCTGGCCGGCGAGTTAGCGCTAGCAGGAATCGACGTTGCGATCGTCGAGCGCCGCAGCACCAGCGATGAGCTGATCGGCTCGCGCGCGGGTGGGATGACATCGCGCACACTCGAGGTCCTCGACCAGCGCGGAATCGTGGATCGGTTCCTTTCCCAAGGGTGGCAAGGTCAAATCGGTCACTACTCCGGGATCTTTGTCGACATCAGCGACTTGCCCACCCGGCACAACTACGGGTTGGGGCTGCCGCAGTACCGCATCGAGCACACCCTGGCCGACTGGGTCAGCGAACTCGGGGTGCCGATCTATCGCGGACGGCAGGTGAGCGGTGTCGCACAAGACGACACCGGCGTCGACGTTGAACTCTGCGATACCCCACCGCTGCGCGCGTCATACGTCGTCGGGTGCGACGGAGGGCGCAGCGTCATCCGCAAGGCCGCCGGCATCGAATTCGCGGGATGGGATCCGTCGACGAGTTGCTTGGTCGCCGATGTCGAGATGGACGAGGAGCCGCCCTGGGGCACGCACCGCGATCCTGGGTTTTGCTCATTCTTCAAGCTCGAAGATCCGGGCCCGGTACGGGTCATGGTGGCCGAACCGCACGTCGGGACAGCCGCCGGTGAGCCCACCTTGAGTGAACTGCGGGACGCGCTTATCGCCGTGCGTGGCACCGACTATGGAATACGCGGTGCCACGTGGGTTTCCCGGTTCACCGATGTGACGCGACAGGCGACGTCCTACCGCGACAGGCGTGTTCTGGTAGCCGGCGACGCCGCACATGTGCACTTCCCGATCGGCGGGCAAGGCCTCAACACCGGCATCCAGGACGCGGTGAATCTGGGCTGGAAACTAGCCCAGGTCATCAACGCGACACCGGAAAGCTTGCTGGACACCTACCATGCTGAGCGGCACCCGGTCGCCGCCAGCGTGTTGCACAACACCATGGCCCAAACCGCGCTCAACGGCCCAGGCGAACGTGTCGACGCGTTGCGCGACATCATGTCTGAGCTACTGAGCATGGACGAGCCGCGCAAGCGAATCGCCGCGATGATGACCGGTCTTGATATCCACTACGACCTCGGTGAGGGACACCCCCTACTCGGGCGCCGCATGCCCGATATCGACCTACTCACCCCCGCTGGTCCACTGCGAACATTCACACTTCTCCACGACGCCCGCCCGGTACTTCTAAACCTTGGCAAGCCTTGGGCTTTCGACATCGTCCCATGGGCACATCGAATGAAAGCCGTCGACGCCGAATACGGCGGACCGTGGGAACTTCCCGTTCTGGGCCACACAGCAGCCCCCGAAGCCGTCCTGGTTCGCCCCGATGGATACGTCGCCTGGGTGGGAGATAACACGGGTACCGGCCTGCACGAGGCCCTTACCGCGCGACTTGGGTTTGACGACGATTCGAGCCCGTCAGCTACGACGCCGCGATGA
- a CDS encoding FAD-dependent monooxygenase: protein MPHKPVIIVGGGPVGLAAALELARFHVPSVVVEQHDSTSWHPKTRNLNTRTMELARGWGSAVYRRLRGIDTPPGWKSPIRFMYTVAGRQGAQIETQGFEGPGPTISPAQPIMSSQDLIEAILRDAAQATGLVDLRFGHQVTDVLSGAGDHDTEAAVAVRVTATEDTYTLAGEALVAADGVHSTVRTQLGIVLNGARALHHFVNCYFRSDIERHVGDHRAVLFFVANSEAVGALQPLDAGGRWLCQIGVQPDEWVRELWDDERVRRWVRGAVGVPDLDVEVKGVGLWQMNATVADRLVQGRVVLCGDAAHQFPPTGGLGLNTGLQGMHNAMWKLALCVRGLAGWSLLQTYDDERRGPAITMIAQSLQNYRNVGRIAAAAYNPAGSDLSPEELLRETRRYGNHLGVEFGTAYRSAAVIDDGTTPPDVEDSYTDYTPCATPGCRAPHTWLGNEGEPVSTLDLFGAGFTVLTGAGGQIWRQAAANAARLGVPIASYAIGDPGLADPNNAFFDRYEIGHDGAVLVRPDGYVAWRNPTGHCDGAPLVRAVEQVLNRHP, encoded by the coding sequence ATGCCGCACAAACCGGTGATCATTGTCGGCGGCGGCCCCGTTGGCCTCGCCGCCGCCCTCGAGCTCGCCCGATTCCATGTTCCCAGCGTGGTTGTCGAGCAACATGATTCGACCTCCTGGCATCCCAAGACCCGCAACCTGAACACGCGGACCATGGAGCTCGCCCGAGGATGGGGGAGCGCGGTGTATCGCCGGCTGCGCGGGATCGATACCCCGCCGGGCTGGAAGAGCCCGATCAGGTTCATGTACACGGTTGCCGGCCGACAAGGCGCTCAGATCGAGACCCAAGGTTTCGAAGGTCCCGGCCCGACAATTAGCCCGGCACAGCCGATTATGTCGTCGCAGGACCTGATCGAAGCCATCCTGCGGGACGCAGCGCAGGCGACCGGACTCGTCGATCTGCGGTTCGGTCATCAGGTCACCGACGTGCTGTCCGGGGCCGGCGACCACGACACCGAAGCGGCCGTGGCGGTCCGCGTCACCGCGACCGAAGACACCTACACGCTGGCTGGGGAAGCGCTGGTTGCCGCCGATGGTGTCCACAGCACCGTGCGCACCCAACTTGGCATTGTCCTCAATGGCGCACGGGCCCTGCATCATTTCGTCAACTGTTACTTCCGTAGCGATATCGAACGCCATGTCGGAGATCACCGCGCCGTGTTGTTCTTCGTCGCCAACTCCGAGGCCGTCGGAGCGTTGCAACCACTCGACGCCGGCGGCCGCTGGCTGTGCCAGATCGGGGTGCAGCCCGACGAGTGGGTGCGCGAGCTCTGGGACGACGAGCGGGTGCGGCGGTGGGTTCGCGGCGCGGTCGGTGTGCCCGACCTCGACGTTGAGGTCAAAGGCGTGGGGCTGTGGCAGATGAACGCCACGGTCGCCGACCGTCTCGTCCAGGGACGTGTGGTGTTGTGTGGCGATGCCGCCCACCAGTTCCCGCCCACCGGGGGGCTGGGCCTCAATACCGGATTGCAGGGCATGCACAACGCCATGTGGAAGCTGGCGCTATGCGTGCGCGGTCTGGCCGGCTGGTCGTTGCTGCAGACCTACGACGACGAGCGTCGAGGGCCCGCGATCACCATGATCGCCCAGTCTTTGCAGAACTACCGCAATGTCGGGCGTATCGCCGCGGCGGCCTACAACCCAGCCGGCAGCGACCTCAGCCCCGAGGAACTCCTGCGCGAGACCCGACGCTACGGCAATCACCTCGGCGTCGAATTCGGCACCGCGTATCGGTCAGCCGCCGTAATCGACGACGGCACAACACCTCCCGACGTCGAAGACAGCTACACCGACTACACGCCCTGCGCGACGCCAGGCTGCCGGGCCCCGCATACATGGCTGGGCAACGAGGGGGAACCGGTCTCGACGCTCGACCTATTCGGCGCCGGCTTCACCGTACTCACCGGCGCAGGTGGGCAGATCTGGCGACAGGCCGCCGCCAATGCCGCTCGGCTCGGAGTGCCCATCGCCAGCTATGCCATCGGCGATCCCGGCCTAGCCGATCCCAACAACGCGTTCTTCGACCGGTACGAGATCGGCCACGACGGGGCGGTCCTCGTGCGCCCCGACGGGTACGTCGCCTGGCGCAACCCAACCGGACACTGCGACGGCGCCCCACTTGTGCGCGCCGTCGAACAGGTCCTGAATCGCCACCCGTAA
- the bioB gene encoding biotin synthase BioB, with amino-acid sequence MHEPASVPDTGFGQRLSAITGMALQGRRVDRDDLLAVLASGDGDLLDVVAAAARVRRRFFGRRVKLNYLVNMKSGMCPEDCGYCSQRLGSSAEILKYSWINTDEAARHAQCAIDAGAKRICLVAAGRGPGDRDIDRVADTIAAIKTSAPHVEVCVCLGLLKQGQAERLREAGADAYNLNTSADNYARICSTHTFDDRAATVGKAKTAGLSPCSGAIVGMGESDADIVDVALALRELEPDSVPVNFLIPFEGTPLGGHWELTPQRCLRILAMFRFAFPDIEVRVAGGREIHLRTLQPLALHLANSMFLGDYLTSQGQPGHADRAMITDAGFVIEGLDEPTLPVERHDLVLARRRGAGTTTPANT; translated from the coding sequence GTGCATGAACCAGCGTCGGTGCCGGATACAGGGTTCGGGCAGCGATTGTCGGCGATCACCGGCATGGCGTTGCAGGGGCGGCGTGTCGATCGTGATGATTTGCTGGCGGTGTTGGCCAGCGGTGATGGCGATCTGCTCGATGTGGTCGCCGCTGCGGCACGGGTGCGCCGCAGGTTTTTCGGCCGGCGGGTCAAGCTGAACTACTTGGTGAACATGAAATCTGGGATGTGCCCGGAGGATTGCGGCTATTGCTCGCAACGGCTCGGGTCGAGCGCTGAAATCCTCAAGTACTCGTGGATCAACACCGACGAGGCCGCCCGGCACGCGCAGTGCGCGATCGATGCCGGCGCCAAACGCATCTGCCTGGTTGCCGCCGGCCGCGGGCCCGGCGATCGTGATATCGATCGTGTCGCCGACACGATCGCCGCGATCAAAACCTCCGCGCCGCACGTGGAGGTGTGTGTCTGCCTGGGGCTGCTCAAGCAGGGGCAAGCCGAGCGGCTGCGCGAGGCGGGCGCCGATGCCTACAACCTCAACACCAGCGCCGACAACTACGCGCGGATCTGCTCAACCCACACGTTTGACGACCGGGCCGCCACCGTGGGCAAAGCGAAAACTGCTGGGCTATCGCCGTGCTCGGGGGCGATCGTCGGGATGGGTGAATCCGATGCTGACATTGTCGATGTCGCACTGGCGTTGCGTGAACTCGAGCCCGATTCGGTGCCGGTGAACTTCCTTATCCCGTTCGAGGGCACCCCATTGGGTGGGCATTGGGAACTGACTCCGCAACGCTGCCTGCGCATCCTGGCGATGTTCCGGTTCGCCTTCCCCGACATCGAAGTTCGCGTCGCGGGCGGCCGCGAAATACATCTGCGCACCCTGCAACCACTGGCCTTGCACCTGGCCAATTCGATGTTTCTCGGCGACTACCTCACCAGCCAAGGACAGCCCGGCCACGCCGATCGGGCGATGATCACCGACGCTGGCTTCGTGATCGAAGGCCTTGACGAACCCACCCTCCCGGTCGAGCGCCACGACCTCGTCCTGGCTCGCCGCCGCGGCGCAGGCACCACCACGCCCGCCAACACCTAA
- a CDS encoding antitoxin has protein sequence MATDTTTIRVPIPTRDKLAAQARQRGISIAALLEELSDQAERQAAFAAERTATLADAEMADTQNEDRDWDATAGDGIE, from the coding sequence ATGGCTACAGATACGACGACGATCCGGGTGCCGATCCCGACCCGCGACAAGCTCGCCGCACAGGCTCGCCAGCGGGGCATCTCCATCGCAGCTCTCCTCGAGGAACTGTCCGACCAGGCAGAACGACAGGCCGCATTCGCAGCAGAACGCACGGCCACCCTGGCCGACGCCGAAATGGCAGACACCCAGAACGAGGACCGCGATTGGGACGCCACCGCAGGTGACGGCATTGAGTGA
- a CDS encoding helix-turn-helix domain-containing protein → MGSFGGDLIREARRRARLTQAELAARAGTAQPAVARWESGSTAVSLDDVLRLVRLCGLDLELHLVDRDDSDLAQAARLAHLSGQQRLDRHSRLAHQLRKLRDA, encoded by the coding sequence ATGGGTTCGTTCGGTGGAGATCTGATTCGCGAAGCACGTCGGCGGGCCAGGCTCACCCAGGCCGAGCTCGCCGCTCGTGCCGGCACCGCGCAACCGGCCGTAGCCCGATGGGAATCGGGATCTACTGCCGTCAGTCTCGATGACGTGCTCCGGTTGGTACGACTGTGCGGGCTGGACCTCGAGTTGCACCTCGTGGATCGCGACGACAGTGACCTGGCGCAGGCTGCCCGCCTTGCTCATCTGTCAGGGCAGCAACGGCTCGACCGGCACTCACGGTTGGCACACCAGCTCAGGAAGCTGCGCGATGCCTGA